The following DNA comes from Capsicum annuum cultivar UCD-10X-F1 chromosome 7, UCD10Xv1.1, whole genome shotgun sequence.
GCCACGGAGCATAGTTGTGCCACCACTAAGCACAATGTTTGCAAATAAATCTTTTCTGATATCAATGTCGCCCATGATTGAGTTGTTGGCTTTGACATGAATTCCTGTCACTTCTGTTCCAACCAATGATAGTTGGAAGAGGACTTCAGGTCAACGGAATCTCTCAGCACCAATATTAATGACggtaaaaacttacacgcactcggtgtatacaccaaactaatgttctttatcatgattatgtaattaaattaagtaaaatacatattgattaatcatggttaagtaacataaactttaaattcaaatataaaaatgCATGTATTGGTTTGGTGTATACACCGGGTGCATGTAGGTTTTACAATGACTTGTCCGTCAGGAAGCTCATAGCCCTTCTCAACTGATGATGTATCATTTGCCTTCTGAATCCTGTTCAAAATCCAGTACAACATAAGCAATCATCTCCGccatatgaaaaacatgtccTTCAATGCCAGGACAGTTATGTAAAACGACCCTCAGAGAGAATCCTCGTGAGATTATCTGTAATATCAGGACCAGCAAGAGCTAACCGTGAGATAGCATGGGGAAGTGCATCTCCTTTGCAGATGGGGACAATGTGGTTCACAGTATGACCAGAATCAAGCACAAACAGCTAAATTACTGACTAATTACAACAGTAGAAGACCAGAATATGCTGGTATTCCTTCTTTTCCTTATCAGTTGTGCGACCATTAGCAAACAGAGAGAACAGCCTGGTCTGCAACAGTTTCCTCACGTTGAATGTCTCAAACATGATTTGTCATTTTCCCTCACTTTCGTTTCAGGTTAATTGGTGCCTACACCCtctgttttaatttatgtgacattatTTGACTAGCACAAAATGTAAAAAAGACTTGAAATTTGTAATCTAAAATAACCCTTCAATATTTGTGTGgttataaatcatttcattaacaTTAAAAGAAGAATTCTTAGTTAAATTCTTTCTAACTATAGAAAACTGAAATTCTTATTAGATTATCTAAGATAGAATAATGTATTACATAAATTAGGACATAGAGATTATCAATTTTGGGATATCCAATTTTGTAGCATTTTAGAGTGAATAAAATTTGTCAAATTTGTAAAAAATGACTAATCAAAATATCATATGGTCCATTACTTGGTGTAACCAACAAAAAGTTAATGGAACACCAAAACAAAT
Coding sequences within:
- the LOC124885799 gene encoding actin, alpha skeletal muscle-like codes for the protein MFETFNVRKLLQTRLFSLFANGRTTDKEKKEYQHILIISRGFSLRVVLHNCPGIEGHVFHMAEMIAYVVLDFEQDSEVLFQLSLVGTEVTGIHVKANNSIMGDIDIRKDLFANIVLSGGTTMLRGIAERMSKEITALAPSSTTIEVVALPKRKYRTWIGGSLITSSFPQNFPKS